A region of the Prevotella intermedia ATCC 25611 = DSM 20706 genome:
GGCATTAGCCTATCTTCTTTACTGCATTCTCGAACCCATCGTGGTCGATGGAACGAGCTTTCAGCTTCGAGCGATAAGTGTAAACGGTGGTAAGGCTCGCACGCAGAATGGAAGAGATGCGCGCATTGTCGGTAATGCCAAGGCGTATGAGGGCGAGAATGCGCAGCTCGGTGGTGAGCCGCTCGTCGCCTTTCGGCTCTATCTGTCCGTCGGGACGCAGCAACTGGTTCACTTCCGTTACGAAATTGGGGTATATATTCAAGAAAGCCGTGTCGAAATTGATATAATAATGGCGTGTGGCGGTCTGAATAAAATCGCTGTTTTTCAGCTCTGTATAAAGTTCTTCCATTCGCTTCTCGCGCGCCAGACGGTTGTAGAGCTTGCGCCGCTCGTCTACTCGGTCGATAAATTTCGATACCAACTCGAGGAAACGGGCTATGTATTCCTCTTTTATACTGTTGGTTTCACTTATCTGCGCATTCACCTTGCTAAGGTTTTCCACAGCTTCGTTCAGCTGATGGTTCATCACCACCACCCGTTTGTTCATTTTTCGGTAGCGTTTCAAGAGCTTCAAGATGAACAGAATAGCCACCAAAAGGGCTATTGCCACAAGGCTCACCACTGCCAGAAGTATGGTAATGCGCCTGCTTTGTGCACGTTTCTGCACCAAATAGACCGACAGAATGCGGGGCAGAATGCGCGAATTTTGACTGTTGCGCAAATGTGTGCCGTAGAAATTGGCATCTTCTATCGAAATATTCAGATACTTGTAAGCCCGCTCCACATCGCCTTTCTCGAACAAAAGCGTAGCCAAGAGGCGCAAGGAGTTGTTCTCCTTCACCGACGAGCGTATGTCTGACATCGCACTTTCGATAAGATAGAAATACTGCTTGTCGGTGTTGCCCAGCTTACCGTACAGTCTTGCCAACTCGCTGGTTATCATTGCATACTCGTGTTCGTGCCTCTGCCACTTCTGCAGGTATTCTTTCAGCATCGCAATGGCTTCGTCGGTGTTGCCCTGCTCGCTCAAATCGTTTGCCTTCACCATGATATAGGTGCGCGTATCTTTGTACGGACTTTTCAAAATCAGCCCACTGTAATAGTCCGCCTGCTTGTCGTAATACTTATGCATCTGCGTTCCTGCGGTGAATTCAGACATAAACATCATCAGCAAAAACCACTCTTTATAATAATCCTGACGAAGACGGTCGTCTAAAACCGCCGTACTCAGAGTGTCCAAGAGTTCTCTCGACTCCAAGAAAAGTGCAGCCAGCGTGTACACATGCACTTTCTTGAGCTGCGCTTCCACAATCCACTTCGGGTCGCCCACACGCTTTGCATACATAATGGTACGGTTGGCGTAGACCAATGCCGAGTCGAAACGGAACGCCTCGTACTCGTCGTAAAGCTGCATACATATCTTATAGCGTTGCTTGTCGGTTAGATAAGGTGTCGAAAGGCGTTGTCGTATGTCGTTAATCTGCGATAACTTCTT
Encoded here:
- a CDS encoding DUF6377 domain-containing protein, which produces MMRKLFLLFLLAVLHCSMGMAANEYDELDHLIGQRKAITDKKLSQINDIRQRLSTPYLTDKQRYKICMQLYDEYEAFRFDSALVYANRTIMYAKRVGDPKWIVEAQLKKVHVYTLAALFLESRELLDTLSTAVLDDRLRQDYYKEWFLLMMFMSEFTAGTQMHKYYDKQADYYSGLILKSPYKDTRTYIMVKANDLSEQGNTDEAIAMLKEYLQKWQRHEHEYAMITSELARLYGKLGNTDKQYFYLIESAMSDIRSSVKENNSLRLLATLLFEKGDVERAYKYLNISIEDANFYGTHLRNSQNSRILPRILSVYLVQKRAQSRRITILLAVVSLVAIALLVAILFILKLLKRYRKMNKRVVVMNHQLNEAVENLSKVNAQISETNSIKEEYIARFLELVSKFIDRVDERRKLYNRLAREKRMEELYTELKNSDFIQTATRHYYINFDTAFLNIYPNFVTEVNQLLRPDGQIEPKGDERLTTELRILALIRLGITDNARISSILRASLTTVYTYRSKLKARSIDHDGFENAVKKIG